The Mesorhizobium loti genome includes a region encoding these proteins:
- a CDS encoding zinc-dependent alcohol dehydrogenase family protein — protein sequence MTRMVRFHQHGGPEVLRIEDVRLAPPGPGEVQIRVKALGLNRAEALLRAGAYIETPTLPSGLGLEAAGVIEAVGEGVEDFAPGDSVSVIPPQSMIRWPAYGELVTYPAGLVVKHPPSLDWQTAAAVWMQYLTAYGALIDIARLGSGDAVVITAASSSVGLAAIQIANRIGATTIAVTRTSAKRQALFEAGAAYVVASAEEDLAARLNEIAGPEGVRVVFDPIGGPIFEPLTAAMSRGGILIEYGGLSREPTPFPLAAVLGKTLTLRGYLVHEITGDPVKLEAAKAFILEGLGTGALKPIIDRTFVFDEIVEAHRYLESNEQFGKIVVTI from the coding sequence ATGACACGCATGGTTCGCTTCCACCAACATGGCGGCCCCGAGGTTCTGCGCATCGAGGATGTTAGGCTTGCCCCACCGGGTCCGGGTGAAGTTCAGATCCGCGTCAAGGCGCTCGGCCTCAATCGCGCCGAGGCGCTGCTGCGTGCTGGCGCCTATATCGAGACGCCGACGCTGCCCTCCGGGCTTGGCCTCGAGGCGGCGGGCGTCATCGAGGCGGTGGGCGAAGGTGTTGAGGATTTCGCGCCAGGCGACAGCGTCAGTGTCATCCCGCCGCAATCGATGATCCGCTGGCCGGCCTATGGCGAGCTTGTCACCTATCCCGCCGGACTTGTCGTCAAGCATCCGCCATCGCTCGACTGGCAAACGGCAGCAGCCGTCTGGATGCAGTATCTCACCGCCTATGGCGCGCTGATCGACATCGCCAGGCTTGGAAGTGGAGACGCCGTCGTCATCACGGCGGCCTCAAGCAGCGTCGGGCTTGCGGCGATCCAGATCGCCAACAGGATCGGCGCGACGACGATTGCGGTGACGCGAACATCGGCCAAGAGGCAGGCCCTGTTCGAAGCCGGCGCGGCTTATGTCGTGGCCTCGGCAGAGGAGGATCTGGCGGCACGGCTGAATGAGATCGCAGGGCCCGAAGGCGTGCGCGTCGTGTTCGATCCGATCGGCGGCCCGATCTTCGAGCCGCTCACGGCTGCTATGTCGCGTGGCGGCATCCTCATCGAATATGGCGGCCTCAGCCGCGAGCCGACGCCGTTCCCTTTGGCTGCTGTCCTGGGCAAGACACTGACGCTGCGTGGCTACCTCGTCCATGAGATCACCGGCGACCCGGTCAAACTGGAGGCCGCCAAGGCGTTCATCCTCGAAGGACTCGGGACAGGGGCTCTGAAGCCGATCATCGACCGGACCTTTGTGTTCGACGAGATCGTCGAGGCGCACCGCTACCTGGAGTCGAACGAGCAATTCGGCAAAATCGTGGTGACGATCTGA
- a CDS encoding Tim44 domain-containing protein — translation MMSRTSRFAALFAGLFLAFSMVAMDHAEARRGGSFGSRGTRTFQSAPPTRTAPAPTAPVERSMTPNTGVNNAARQPQAGLQRPGFMSGFGGTMMRGLLLGGLIGLLVGQGFGGLAGMFGFLLQALLIGGAIMLAIRFFRSQSARGPAPALAGAGNAQASRFENRATAQQQTAGSFTIPGFGGGSGGGSPATGSDEITLAQTDLDAFQQLLTDVQEAFGREDHAALRRAVTPEMVSYLSEELADNAQKGLRNEVTDISLLQADVAESWREDERDYATAALRYESRDVTRERASGKVVAGDEDHPTETTELWTFVRENGSDWKLSAIQQA, via the coding sequence ATGATGTCTCGCACCAGCCGATTTGCCGCCCTCTTTGCCGGACTGTTCTTGGCATTCTCGATGGTCGCGATGGATCATGCCGAGGCCCGTCGCGGCGGCAGTTTCGGCAGTCGCGGCACGCGTACGTTCCAATCGGCACCGCCGACCAGAACCGCGCCGGCGCCGACCGCTCCGGTCGAGCGTTCGATGACGCCCAACACCGGGGTGAACAATGCGGCGCGGCAGCCGCAGGCCGGCCTGCAGAGGCCTGGTTTCATGAGCGGCTTCGGTGGGACAATGATGCGCGGCCTGCTGCTCGGCGGCCTGATCGGCCTGCTTGTGGGCCAAGGCTTCGGCGGCCTGGCCGGCATGTTCGGTTTCTTGCTTCAGGCCCTGCTCATCGGCGGCGCGATCATGCTGGCTATCAGGTTTTTCCGCTCGCAATCCGCGCGTGGCCCCGCCCCGGCGCTCGCCGGTGCCGGCAATGCCCAGGCGTCGCGATTTGAGAACCGCGCGACGGCACAGCAGCAGACTGCAGGCTCCTTTACAATTCCCGGTTTCGGCGGCGGTTCGGGCGGAGGCTCTCCGGCCACCGGTTCCGACGAGATCACGCTGGCCCAGACCGACCTCGACGCATTCCAGCAGCTGCTGACCGATGTCCAGGAAGCATTCGGGCGCGAGGACCATGCCGCCCTGCGCCGGGCTGTTACCCCCGAGATGGTGTCTTACCTGTCCGAGGAGCTGGCCGACAACGCCCAGAAAGGCCTCAGGAACGAGGTGACTGATATCAGTTTGCTGCAGGCCGACGTCGCGGAAAGCTGGCGCGAGGATGAGCGCGACTACGCCACGGCCGCATTGCGCTACGAGTCTCGTGACGTGACGCGCGAGCGGGCCAGCGGCAAGGTCGTCGCGGGTGACGAGGACCATCCGACAGAGACGACCGAGCTGTGGACATTCGTGCGTGAGAATGGCTCGGACTGGAAGCTCTCGGCAATACAACAGGCTTAA